A window of the Aeromicrobium phoceense genome harbors these coding sequences:
- the cpaB gene encoding Flp pilus assembly protein CpaB, producing the protein MNSRVIAAIAAAVLAIVGIGAVVAYAASAKNRAFEGAELVKVYRVVNDLSANADSATVGDNVELVSLPNASVAKGAVSDLKTIEGLKTTVPLVQGEQLLDSRFAKEGAKAAAKANVPDGLQEMSVSLDAAAGVGERIDEGVRVGVIATVEQDKDKRSRMIAQNVLVTNVKSNEDNTMVVTLAVNTSQATEVAAAAQFGQVRLTVQNDKTNRDGASAVDVGTLVK; encoded by the coding sequence ATGAACTCTCGCGTCATCGCCGCCATCGCCGCCGCCGTGCTGGCGATCGTGGGCATCGGTGCCGTCGTCGCGTACGCGGCCAGCGCCAAGAACCGCGCGTTCGAGGGTGCGGAGCTGGTGAAGGTCTACCGGGTGGTCAACGACCTGTCGGCCAACGCGGACTCCGCGACCGTGGGCGACAACGTCGAGCTCGTCAGCCTGCCGAACGCCTCGGTCGCCAAGGGCGCGGTCAGCGACCTGAAGACCATCGAGGGTCTCAAGACCACCGTGCCGCTCGTCCAGGGTGAGCAGCTGTTGGACTCGCGCTTCGCCAAGGAGGGCGCGAAGGCCGCCGCGAAGGCCAACGTGCCTGACGGCCTGCAGGAGATGTCCGTGTCGCTCGATGCGGCCGCCGGTGTCGGCGAGCGCATCGACGAAGGGGTTCGGGTGGGCGTCATCGCCACCGTGGAGCAGGACAAGGACAAGCGCAGTCGCATGATCGCGCAGAACGTCCTGGTCACGAACGTCAAGTCCAACGAGGACAACACCATGGTGGTCACGCTCGCCGTGAACACCTCGCAGGCCACAGAGGTGGCCGCCGCTGCGCAGTTCGGACAGGTTCGCCTGACGGTCCAGAATGACAAGACCAACCGTGACGGTGCCTCGGCCGTGGATGTGGGGACACTCGTCAAGTGA
- a CDS encoding pilus assembly protein TadG-related protein yields the protein MQLTSARRRFGLRKKEKGATIVLVTLSMVALLGMAAVSVDFAVASSEKASVQGAADQAVLALANDCSLKKPSCLPSTATWYAQQNAGASASAQVLKDGVVKSPTFDDGKVTVRVSKNVNHTFAKVLGDSSSTVRSEATATWNTVPLVGTKLIPMGLPYCDWLAAQPGSATSPGAMRTYLWARYSTGEASCPGTGATAATVYSKRGTASGYGAVGQAMYFTRSIFPGVNTNCDFSANLWDVYRNTLDDWALITVDTCMESKLAGVGPGSVVMMPIYAVEKKSIFWGSVSYTSRLVILGFAPFKVDKWVNYPFLYFGVQPSFSALSYTNNCDMKFNFATIGGGCTGVRGQFVRSSEGALFNGFTQYGSFYNNTGSGLSGDAPNLGLTNVKLVK from the coding sequence GTGCAGCTGACCTCCGCGCGCCGCCGCTTCGGCCTCCGCAAGAAGGAGAAGGGCGCCACGATCGTCCTGGTGACCCTGTCCATGGTCGCCCTCCTCGGCATGGCCGCGGTCTCGGTCGACTTCGCGGTCGCCTCCAGCGAGAAGGCCTCGGTGCAGGGCGCCGCCGACCAGGCCGTGCTCGCGCTGGCCAACGACTGCTCGCTGAAGAAGCCCAGCTGCCTGCCCAGCACCGCTACTTGGTACGCGCAGCAGAACGCCGGTGCCTCGGCGTCGGCCCAGGTGCTGAAGGACGGCGTCGTGAAGAGCCCGACCTTCGACGACGGCAAGGTGACGGTGCGGGTCTCCAAGAACGTCAACCACACCTTCGCCAAGGTGCTTGGCGACTCCTCCAGCACCGTGCGGTCGGAGGCGACCGCGACGTGGAACACCGTGCCGCTCGTGGGCACGAAGCTGATCCCGATGGGCCTGCCCTATTGCGACTGGCTGGCCGCGCAGCCCGGATCGGCCACGTCCCCGGGCGCCATGAGGACCTACCTGTGGGCCCGGTACAGCACCGGCGAGGCCAGCTGCCCCGGCACCGGAGCGACGGCTGCGACGGTGTACTCCAAGCGCGGGACGGCCTCCGGCTATGGAGCGGTCGGTCAGGCGATGTACTTCACGCGCTCGATCTTCCCCGGCGTCAACACGAACTGCGACTTCAGCGCCAACCTGTGGGACGTCTACCGCAACACGCTGGACGACTGGGCCCTCATCACGGTCGATACCTGCATGGAGAGCAAGTTGGCCGGCGTCGGTCCCGGCTCGGTCGTGATGATGCCGATCTACGCGGTCGAGAAGAAATCGATCTTCTGGGGTTCCGTCAGCTACACCAGCCGCCTGGTCATCCTCGGCTTCGCTCCCTTCAAGGTCGACAAGTGGGTCAACTACCCCTTCCTCTACTTCGGTGTGCAGCCCAGCTTCTCTGCGCTGAGCTACACCAACAACTGCGACATGAAGTTCAACTTCGCCACCATCGGCGGCGGTTGTACTGGTGTCCGCGGGCAGTTCGTCCGCTCCTCCGAGGGGGCGCTGTTCAACGGCTTCACCCAGTACGGGTCGTTCTACAACAACACCGGCTCGGGGCTGAGCGGCGACGCTCCCAACCTCGGTCTCACCAACGTCAAGCTCGTCAAGTAA
- a CDS encoding TadE/TadG family type IV pilus assembly protein — translation MLHFTTWTRRSRRERERGVAAVEFALVVPILMTIVIGIVEFGMAFNYRTQLNNATQIAARSYAIDRNWGTARANVTGLAPAATVTKSIDCTATTVGSAVTVTSTVVRPTYTGLFGASFTYRGKGVAQCS, via the coding sequence ATGCTGCACTTCACGACCTGGACACGACGTTCGCGCCGCGAGCGCGAGCGCGGTGTCGCGGCCGTGGAGTTCGCACTCGTCGTCCCCATCCTCATGACGATCGTCATCGGGATCGTCGAGTTCGGCATGGCCTTCAACTACCGGACCCAGCTGAACAACGCGACGCAGATCGCCGCCCGGAGCTACGCGATCGACCGCAACTGGGGCACCGCCCGTGCGAACGTGACGGGCCTGGCCCCCGCCGCGACCGTCACCAAGTCGATCGACTGCACGGCCACCACGGTCGGCTCCGCCGTCACGGTGACCTCCACGGTCGTGCGACCCACCTACACCGGTCTCTTCGGGGCCAGCTTCACCTACCGCGGAAAGGGCGTGGCCCAGTGCAGCTGA